One region of Ornithorhynchus anatinus isolate Pmale09 chromosome X5, mOrnAna1.pri.v4, whole genome shotgun sequence genomic DNA includes:
- the CARNMT1 gene encoding carnosine N-methyltransferase isoform X2, which translates to MCAACSVSRKPESPSGRRARGGRSEQVLPGGAAPAGVMHRGRCAASAAAAAPPPEDSGGESDGVEVPFSAGRRGPAPAVAVPRSSPEEEEERLEREHFWKIINAFRYYGTSMHERVNRTERHFRSLPAVQQNLLPQFLLHLDKIRKCVDHNQGILQTIVNDCIHMFENKEYGEDGNGMIMPASTFDMDKLKSTLKQFVRDWSDSGKAEREACYQPIIKEILRNFPKERWQPLPGHLMAAPSACLPRARARRQRSEPRAAYTTEPTPNSSPPPPPSGCPGAPHAESLLPREPPPPWAATAIDPAPSPLPSPLPRVSSMAQRGAPGHSYHGADTSPLLPLGAATGVTCRAAMLILLTLLPAYPFDPTARGVVCSTEGNSEPLPPRSQRRPCLPPLAIHGVPRGPRAWTRSRGSEPSRRAGASVPMCAPFPATSPGVRLCCQTSSSSPGRSPALRPPSSPDLHTLMLRCQGVSPSPRPGTQPQRNTAPERIPELLPPRDTSSPLPVAAWD; encoded by the exons ATGTGCGCCGCGTGCTCCGTCTCGCGGAAGCCCGAGTCCCCGTCCGGCCGCCGAGCCCGCGGCGGGAGGAGCGAGCAAGTTCTGCCAGGGGGCGCGGCCCCGGCCGGGGTCATGCATCGGGGACGGTGTGCGGcttcggccgccgccgccgcccccccgcccgaggACTCCGGCGGCGAAAGCGACGGGGTGGAAGTGCCCTTTTCGGCCGGGcgacggggcccggccccggccgtgGCGGTCCCGCGTAGCagtccggaggaggaggaggagcgattGGAGCGGGAGCATTTCTGGAAGATCATCAATGCCTTCCGCTACTACGG AACAAGTATGCATGAACGAGTCAACCGAACAGAGAGGCATTTTAGATCTCTCCCGGCTGTCCAACAGAACCTACTTCCTCAATTTCTTCTTCACCTGGACAAGATTCGGAAATGTGTTGATCATAATCAGGGGATTCTTCAGACCATTGTGAATGACTGCATACATATGTTTGAAAATAAAGAGTATGGAGAAGAT GGAAATGGAATGATCATGCCAGCGTCAACATTTGACATGGATAAATTGAAATCTACTTTGAAGCAGTTTGTAAGAGATTGGAGTGATTCTGGGAAAGCTGAGAGAGAGGCCTGCTACCAGCCGATCATTAAAGAGATTTTGAGAAACTTTCCGAAAGAAAGATG GCAGCCTCTGCCTGGCCACCTTATGGCAGCCCCTTCTGCTTGCCTTCCTCGCGCTCGAGCTCGGCGGCAAAGAAGCGAGCCCCGAGCTGCTTACACCACGGAGCCGACGCCaaactcctccccacctcccccaccctcagggTGCCCCGGGGCCCCACACGCGGAGTCGCTGTTGCCACgagaaccccctcccccctgGGCTGCCACGGCGATCGACCCCGCTCCctcgcccctcccttccccgctacCCAGGGTGAGCTCCATGGCACAGAGAGGAGCTCCAGGCCACTCTTACCATGGAGCTGATaccagtcccctcctccctctgggtGCCGCCACGGGGGTCACGTGTAGAGCCGCCATGCTGatcctcctcactcttctccccgcCTACCCTTTCGACCCCACGGCCCGGGGTGTGGTCTGTAGCACAGAGGGGAACTCTGAGCCACTTCCACCACGGAGCCAGCGAcgcccctgtctccctcccctcgccaTCCACGGCGTGCCCCGTGGGCCTCGCGCGTGGACCCGCAGCCGCGGCAGTGAACCCTCACGGCGCGCCGGCGCCTCCGTGCCCATGtgcgcccccttccccgccactaGTCCCGGGGTCCGGCTCTGCTGCCAGACTAGTTCCAGCAGCCCGGGACGCTCACCCGCCCTccgtcccccatcctcccccgacCTACACACCCTGATGCTGAGGTGCCAGGGTGTGTCTCCCAGCCCCCGCCCGGGAACACAACCCCAGAGGAACACAGCCCCAGAGCGTATCCCGGAGCTGCTACCGCCACGGGacacctccagccccctccccgttgCAGCATGGGATTGA
- the CARNMT1 gene encoding carnosine N-methyltransferase isoform X1, protein MCAACSVSRKPESPSGRRARGGRSEQVLPGGAAPAGVMHRGRCAASAAAAAPPPEDSGGESDGVEVPFSAGRRGPAPAVAVPRSSPEEEEERLEREHFWKIINAFRYYGTSMHERVNRTERHFRSLPAVQQNLLPQFLLHLDKIRKCVDHNQGILQTIVNDCIHMFENKEYGEDGNGMIMPASTFDMDKLKSTLKQFVRDWSDSGKAEREACYQPIIKEILRNFPKERCYSSCLKTMPLMVKFTHGCCYLCRQPLPGHLMAAPSACLPRARARRQRSEPRAAYTTEPTPNSSPPPPPSGCPGAPHAESLLPREPPPPWAATAIDPAPSPLPSPLPRVSSMAQRGAPGHSYHGADTSPLLPLGAATGVTCRAAMLILLTLLPAYPFDPTARGVVCSTEGNSEPLPPRSQRRPCLPPLAIHGVPRGPRAWTRSRGSEPSRRAGASVPMCAPFPATSPGVRLCCQTSSSSPGRSPALRPPSSPDLHTLMLRCQGVSPSPRPGTQPQRNTAPERIPELLPPRDTSSPLPVAAWD, encoded by the exons ATGTGCGCCGCGTGCTCCGTCTCGCGGAAGCCCGAGTCCCCGTCCGGCCGCCGAGCCCGCGGCGGGAGGAGCGAGCAAGTTCTGCCAGGGGGCGCGGCCCCGGCCGGGGTCATGCATCGGGGACGGTGTGCGGcttcggccgccgccgccgcccccccgcccgaggACTCCGGCGGCGAAAGCGACGGGGTGGAAGTGCCCTTTTCGGCCGGGcgacggggcccggccccggccgtgGCGGTCCCGCGTAGCagtccggaggaggaggaggagcgattGGAGCGGGAGCATTTCTGGAAGATCATCAATGCCTTCCGCTACTACGG AACAAGTATGCATGAACGAGTCAACCGAACAGAGAGGCATTTTAGATCTCTCCCGGCTGTCCAACAGAACCTACTTCCTCAATTTCTTCTTCACCTGGACAAGATTCGGAAATGTGTTGATCATAATCAGGGGATTCTTCAGACCATTGTGAATGACTGCATACATATGTTTGAAAATAAAGAGTATGGAGAAGAT GGAAATGGAATGATCATGCCAGCGTCAACATTTGACATGGATAAATTGAAATCTACTTTGAAGCAGTTTGTAAGAGATTGGAGTGATTCTGGGAAAGCTGAGAGAGAGGCCTGCTACCAGCCGATCATTAAAGAGATTTTGAGAAACTTTCCGAAAGAAAGATG TTATTCTTCATGCTTGAAGacaatgccactgatggtgaaattcacccatgggTGTTGTTACCTCTGCAGGCAGCCTCTGCCTGGCCACCTTATGGCAGCCCCTTCTGCTTGCCTTCCTCGCGCTCGAGCTCGGCGGCAAAGAAGCGAGCCCCGAGCTGCTTACACCACGGAGCCGACGCCaaactcctccccacctcccccaccctcagggTGCCCCGGGGCCCCACACGCGGAGTCGCTGTTGCCACgagaaccccctcccccctgGGCTGCCACGGCGATCGACCCCGCTCCctcgcccctcccttccccgctacCCAGGGTGAGCTCCATGGCACAGAGAGGAGCTCCAGGCCACTCTTACCATGGAGCTGATaccagtcccctcctccctctgggtGCCGCCACGGGGGTCACGTGTAGAGCCGCCATGCTGatcctcctcactcttctccccgcCTACCCTTTCGACCCCACGGCCCGGGGTGTGGTCTGTAGCACAGAGGGGAACTCTGAGCCACTTCCACCACGGAGCCAGCGAcgcccctgtctccctcccctcgccaTCCACGGCGTGCCCCGTGGGCCTCGCGCGTGGACCCGCAGCCGCGGCAGTGAACCCTCACGGCGCGCCGGCGCCTCCGTGCCCATGtgcgcccccttccccgccactaGTCCCGGGGTCCGGCTCTGCTGCCAGACTAGTTCCAGCAGCCCGGGACGCTCACCCGCCCTccgtcccccatcctcccccgacCTACACACCCTGATGCTGAGGTGCCAGGGTGTGTCTCCCAGCCCCCGCCCGGGAACACAACCCCAGAGGAACACAGCCCCAGAGCGTATCCCGGAGCTGCTACCGCCACGGGacacctccagccccctccccgttgCAGCATGGGATTGA